GAATTCTGATTGATTCTGAGCTACCTCCTCCTGCTGGCCACCTACTCTACGTGCTTCATGAGGAGGGACAACCTGACCTGGGAAAGTGAGTTTGTCCTCCTGGGGCTCTCCAGTGACAGGCAGACCCAGGCTGGACTGTTTGTCCTATTTGGGGCTGCCTATCTGCTGACCCCGCTGGGCAATGGGCTCATTGTCCTCCTGCACCTGCCCATGTACTTCTGCAACTTCTCAGTGGTGGACATTTGCTACACCTTTAGTGGGGTCCCCCAGATGCTGGTGCACTTCCTGCTGGAAAAGAAGACCATCTCCTTCACCCAGTGTGGGACCCAGCTCTTCTTCTCGGGGGCTTGGGGGAGTACTGAGTTCCTGCTATTGGCTGCTATGGCCTATGACTGCTACATGGCTATCGGTGACCACTTGTGCTACATGGCAGCTGTCTCTTGGCTTATAAGCCTGGTGACTTCTGTGGTGGAAACAGTGGTCACCATGTGCCTACACACCTGGGGACACCACATGCTGAACCACGTGGCCTGTGAGTGTCACACACACCCAGTTGTAATGGTGGCTCCAGTGTTGTGGTACTGGTGGGGCCCAGAGCTGAATGCTGCGCAGGAAGTTAGTTGCGCTAACAAAGAAATATAGACAAGctgagaaggggaaagagaaagctgCTTCCTAAGGACAGTGAAACTTGTACTAAGGGAAACAGTATTTGTGCAactatgcacgtgtgtgtgtgtgtgtgtgtgtgtgtgtgtgaaaaatgtACTCTTTGTTTTTGAAGGAATATAAATAATGACAAGTTCTGAAATCTTTGTAGCTCTGACTAGTTCTCATCAAGACTCAAAAGCAGTTTACACCAATCAGAAATGTTAAACATTTGTTGACTGGATGAACATCAAAATAATCCCAACAACCACTTTTACCCTTGCCCTAAATGTCAACTTCATCTTTACAGTCAATCACCAAATACCACATTTAATGGACACCTCTTCTGTGCCCAGCCCGAAGCCGTTCCTCACCTCAGTTATCATCCCAACACCCTCCTCCCAGATGCTAGGAGCATGATGGACCTGGGACACCATTCAGGTCTCAGAAAGAAATATCAATCAGTAAAAAGATTTGTGTGCAACACACCACTCCAGGTACCATAAGAGACACACAAAGTCTGATAGGAGATCCTTCCCAGCTACCTGGAgactatttaaaaagataaaagataagtgccaaaaaagaaaaaagaacttaaaacatAATCCAACAATGCAAAAAGTTAAATAAGGGGATATTTGGTTAATTACTAAATACAGGTCACACATTAAAAACCCCACTGAACTCATGAAATTCCCCcatgaaggggggaaaaatctgGATAGTTTGCAAAGGGATTAAAGGAGGAGtaccttggtgactcagttggttaggcgtctgccttctattcaggtcatgatccccgagtccggGAATCCCCAGGATGAAGCCcacgtctgcttctccctctgaccctctccgctctcatgctctctctctcaaataaattctttaaaaagggggggcagattaaagaagaagaa
This genomic stretch from Mustela erminea isolate mMusErm1 chromosome 11, mMusErm1.Pri, whole genome shotgun sequence harbors:
- the LOC116569525 gene encoding olfactory receptor 2F1-like; the encoded protein is MRRDNLTWESEFVLLGLSSDRQTQAGLFVLFGAAYLLTPLGNGLIVLLHLPMYFCNFSVVDICYTFSGVPQMLVHFLLEKKTISFTQCGTQLFFSGAWGSTEFLLLAAMAYDCYMAIGDHLCYMAAVSWLISLVTSVVETVVTMCLHTWGHHMLNHVACECHTHPVVMVAPVLWYWWGPELNAAQEVSCANKEI